One part of the Arabidopsis thaliana chromosome 1 sequence genome encodes these proteins:
- a CDS encoding hypothetical protein (DUF1184) (CONTAINS InterPro DOMAIN/s: Protein of unknown function DUF1184 (InterPro:IPR009568), Uncharacterised conserved protein UCP031143 (InterPro:IPR016970); BEST Arabidopsis thaliana protein match is: Protein of unknown function (DUF1184) (TAIR:AT1G35400.1); Has 48 Blast hits to 36 proteins in 2 species: Archae - 0; Bacteria - 0; Metazoa - 0; Fungi - 0; Plants - 48; Viruses - 0; Other Eukaryotes - 0 (source: NCBI BLink).) gives MYTTRSCQKTDLNKEKENQKEEAIRPGVKLSLFVAEAMFLLSDNLPFNIGVGGLNSIVLILKNNNVVKSYSFEYYNQELKKLEEKLRSAKEFSEANGFVREEIKSNILHLWKSLFEATPEVRNSNKTIVLELFSPIDNEVCCRLASLLI, from the exons ATGTATACGACCCGGAGTTGCCAAAA gaCTGATCTCAACaaggagaaggagaatcaGAAAGAAGAGGCTATACGACCCGGAGTTAAGCTCTCGCTCTTTGTGGCTGAAGCAATGTTCCTCTTATCTGATAACCTAC CATTTAACATTGGAGTAGGAGGATTGAATAGCattgttttgattctcaaaAATAACAACGTAGTGAAATCGTATAGTTTTGAATACTACAACCAAGAGCTTAAGAAGCTAGAAGAGAAGTTGAGGTCTGCCAAGGAATTTTCAGAGGCAAATGGGTTTGTGAGGGAAGAGATAAAGTCTAACATTCTTCACTTGTGGAAGTCTCTCTTTGAAGCAACACCAGAAGTGAGAAACTCTAATAAGACTATAGTTCTTGAGCTGTTTAGTCCTATCGATAACGAAGTTTGCTGTCGTCTTGCTTCTTTACTCATATGA
- a CDS encoding alpha/beta-Hydrolases superfamily protein (alpha/beta-Hydrolases superfamily protein; FUNCTIONS IN: hydrolase activity; INVOLVED IN: biological_process unknown; EXPRESSED IN: 22 plant structures; EXPRESSED DURING: 13 growth stages; CONTAINS InterPro DOMAIN/s: Dienelactone hydrolase (InterPro:IPR002925); BEST Arabidopsis thaliana protein match is: alpha/beta-Hydrolases superfamily protein (TAIR:AT3G23600.1).), giving the protein MAASLASLSSLAKAGAPRSLFNRHGSHRLPPPQIIPLASSIMFCQIKKHITTSFYRRGSSLKNIYALETSDGAINVEVDDDEEEEACELVNGTEVSVDGVEGYLLTAVKNNNGTGLLLLSDVFGFQDSATRDFAYRVACNGYNVLVPDLFRGDPWSKNRPKSEYEEWRRGHDPNRIRQDTTTFTKWMVEEFAAAGISKKLGVMGFCFGGGRVVDVLATDESGYFSTGVSFYGTRIDSAVAGDVKVPVLFIAGDRDPLCEVKGLYEIEEKIGEGSKVVVYEGRGHGFVHRPETPEDDRDAEEAFALMRNWLHHHLI; this is encoded by the exons ATGGCTGCATCGTTAGCCTCTCTTTCCTCCTTAGCTAAAGCCGGAGCACCACGGTCACTGTTCAACCGCCATGGCAGCCACCGCCTTCCTCCTCCACAAATCATACCTCTTGCTTCCTCT ATCATGTTTTGTCAGATCAAGAAACATATCACGACGAGCTTCTATAGGAGAGGAAGTTCTCTGAAGAACATTTATGCCCTCGAGACCTCTGACGGCGCCATTAACGTGGAGgtcgatgatgatgaggaagaagaagcgtgTGAGCTTGTTAACGGAACAGAAGTGTCCGTTGACGGTGTTGAAGGTTATCTTTTAACGGCGGTGAAGAACAATAACGGAACTGGATTGCTTCTACTCTCTGATGTCTTTGGCTTTCAAGATTCAGCTACACGCGATTTCGCTTACCGTGTGGCTTGCAATGGCTATAA CGTTCTTGTCCCGGACTTGTTTCGTGGAGATCCATGGTCGAAAAACCGACCAAAGTCCGAATACGAGGAATGGAGAAGAGGACATGACCCTAACCGTATCAGACAAGACACTACTACCTTCACAAAATGGATGGTTGAGGAATTTGCAGCGGCTGGAATCTCCAAGAAGCTAGGAGTGATGGGGTTCTGTTTTGGCGGTGGACGTGTGGTTGACGTGTTAGCCACGGATGAGAGCGGTTACTTTAGCACCGGTGTCTCGTTCTACGGTACGAGAATAGACTCGGCGGTGGCGGGAGATGTGAAAGTGCCAGTCTTGTTTATTGCTGGAGATAGAGACCCGCTTTGTGAAGTGAAGGGTTTGTATGAAATTGAGGAGAAGATTGGTGAAGGTTCAAAGGTTGTTGTGTATGAAGGAAGAGGTCACGGCTTTGTTCACCGGCCCGAGACACCCGAAGATGATCGAGACGCTGAGGAAGCGTTTGCTCTCATGAGAAATTGGTTACATCATCATTTGATTTGA
- a CDS encoding alpha/beta-Hydrolases superfamily protein (alpha/beta-Hydrolases superfamily protein; FUNCTIONS IN: hydrolase activity; INVOLVED IN: biological_process unknown; LOCATED IN: chloroplast, chloroplast stroma; EXPRESSED IN: 22 plant structures; EXPRESSED DURING: 13 growth stages; CONTAINS InterPro DOMAIN/s: Dienelactone hydrolase (InterPro:IPR002925); BEST Arabidopsis thaliana protein match is: alpha/beta-Hydrolases superfamily protein (TAIR:AT3G23600.1); Has 2493 Blast hits to 2492 proteins in 784 species: Archae - 17; Bacteria - 1670; Metazoa - 72; Fungi - 315; Plants - 235; Viruses - 0; Other Eukaryotes - 184 (source: NCBI BLink).): MAASLASLSSLAKAGAPRSLFNRHGSHRLPPPQIIPLASSIKKHITTSFYRRGSSLKNIYALETSDGAINVEVDDDEEEEACELVNGTEVSVDGVEGYLLTAVKNNNGTGLLLLSDVFGFQDSATRDFAYRVACNGYNVLVPDLFRGDPWSKNRPKSEYEEWRRGHDPNRIRQDTTTFTKWMVEEFAAAGISKKLGVMGFCFGGGRVVDVLATDESGYFSTGVSFYGTRIDSAVAGDVKVPVLFIAGDRDPLCEVKGLYEIEEKIGEGSKVVVYEGRGHGFVHRPETPEDDRDAEEAFALMRNWLHHHLI, encoded by the exons ATGGCTGCATCGTTAGCCTCTCTTTCCTCCTTAGCTAAAGCCGGAGCACCACGGTCACTGTTCAACCGCCATGGCAGCCACCGCCTTCCTCCTCCACAAATCATACCTCTTGCTTCCTCT ATCAAGAAACATATCACGACGAGCTTCTATAGGAGAGGAAGTTCTCTGAAGAACATTTATGCCCTCGAGACCTCTGACGGCGCCATTAACGTGGAGgtcgatgatgatgaggaagaagaagcgtgTGAGCTTGTTAACGGAACAGAAGTGTCCGTTGACGGTGTTGAAGGTTATCTTTTAACGGCGGTGAAGAACAATAACGGAACTGGATTGCTTCTACTCTCTGATGTCTTTGGCTTTCAAGATTCAGCTACACGCGATTTCGCTTACCGTGTGGCTTGCAATGGCTATAA CGTTCTTGTCCCGGACTTGTTTCGTGGAGATCCATGGTCGAAAAACCGACCAAAGTCCGAATACGAGGAATGGAGAAGAGGACATGACCCTAACCGTATCAGACAAGACACTACTACCTTCACAAAATGGATGGTTGAGGAATTTGCAGCGGCTGGAATCTCCAAGAAGCTAGGAGTGATGGGGTTCTGTTTTGGCGGTGGACGTGTGGTTGACGTGTTAGCCACGGATGAGAGCGGTTACTTTAGCACCGGTGTCTCGTTCTACGGTACGAGAATAGACTCGGCGGTGGCGGGAGATGTGAAAGTGCCAGTCTTGTTTATTGCTGGAGATAGAGACCCGCTTTGTGAAGTGAAGGGTTTGTATGAAATTGAGGAGAAGATTGGTGAAGGTTCAAAGGTTGTTGTGTATGAAGGAAGAGGTCACGGCTTTGTTCACCGGCCCGAGACACCCGAAGATGATCGAGACGCTGAGGAAGCGTTTGCTCTCATGAGAAATTGGTTACATCATCATTTGATTTGA
- a CDS encoding alpha/beta-Hydrolases superfamily protein: protein MFCQIKKHITTSFYRRGSSLKNIYALETSDGAINVEVDDDEEEEACELVNGTEVSVDGVEGYLLTAVKNNNGTGLLLLSDVFGFQDSATRDFAYRVACNGYNVLVPDLFRGDPWSKNRPKSEYEEWRRGHDPNRIRQDTTTFTKWMVEEFAAAGISKKLGVMGFCFGGGRVVDVLATDESGYFSTGVSFYGTRIDSAVAGDVKVPVLFIAGDRDPLCEVKGLYEIEEKIGEGSKVVVYEGRGHGFVHRPETPEDDRDAEEAFALMRNWLHHHLI, encoded by the exons ATGTTTTGTCAGATCAAGAAACATATCACGACGAGCTTCTATAGGAGAGGAAGTTCTCTGAAGAACATTTATGCCCTCGAGACCTCTGACGGCGCCATTAACGTGGAGgtcgatgatgatgaggaagaagaagcgtgTGAGCTTGTTAACGGAACAGAAGTGTCCGTTGACGGTGTTGAAGGTTATCTTTTAACGGCGGTGAAGAACAATAACGGAACTGGATTGCTTCTACTCTCTGATGTCTTTGGCTTTCAAGATTCAGCTACACGCGATTTCGCTTACCGTGTGGCTTGCAATGGCTATAA CGTTCTTGTCCCGGACTTGTTTCGTGGAGATCCATGGTCGAAAAACCGACCAAAGTCCGAATACGAGGAATGGAGAAGAGGACATGACCCTAACCGTATCAGACAAGACACTACTACCTTCACAAAATGGATGGTTGAGGAATTTGCAGCGGCTGGAATCTCCAAGAAGCTAGGAGTGATGGGGTTCTGTTTTGGCGGTGGACGTGTGGTTGACGTGTTAGCCACGGATGAGAGCGGTTACTTTAGCACCGGTGTCTCGTTCTACGGTACGAGAATAGACTCGGCGGTGGCGGGAGATGTGAAAGTGCCAGTCTTGTTTATTGCTGGAGATAGAGACCCGCTTTGTGAAGTGAAGGGTTTGTATGAAATTGAGGAGAAGATTGGTGAAGGTTCAAAGGTTGTTGTGTATGAAGGAAGAGGTCACGGCTTTGTTCACCGGCCCGAGACACCCGAAGATGATCGAGACGCTGAGGAAGCGTTTGCTCTCATGAGAAATTGGTTACATCATCATTTGATTTGA
- a CDS encoding uncharacterized protein (unknown protein; FUNCTIONS IN: molecular_function unknown; INVOLVED IN: biological_process unknown; LOCATED IN: mitochondrion; EXPRESSED IN: 22 plant structures; EXPRESSED DURING: 13 growth stages; BEST Arabidopsis thaliana protein match is: unknown protein (TAIR:AT4G09170.1); Has 23 Blast hits to 23 proteins in 5 species: Archae - 0; Bacteria - 0; Metazoa - 0; Fungi - 0; Plants - 23; Viruses - 0; Other Eukaryotes - 0 (source: NCBI BLink).), which translates to MLTDVFWLRTRRSRFVFFLLCSPLLIPILCASIPILCAVEIFSRLRSRHPWFAKSTAEEDDLRLRRCEEGCGCGGFDEPEEAGLLQRYLEDQLVLVRSVYDCGEEDQDQDQDSDQIIRVPLLS; encoded by the coding sequence ATGTTGACCGACGTCTTTTGGCTTCGTACACGACGGAGCcgtttcgttttctttctcctctgttCTCCATTACTAATCCCAATCCTCTGTGCCTCAATCCCAATCCTCTGCGCCGTCGAGATCTTTAGTCGTCTCCGTAGTCGTCATCCTTGGTTTGCTAAATCCACCGCCGAGGAAGATGATTTGAGGCTCCGGAGATGTGAAGAAGGATGTGGTTGCGGCGGGTTTGATGAACCGGAAGAAGCTGGTTTGCTTCAGAGATACTTGGAAGATCAGTTGGTTTTGGTTAGATCTGTTTATGATTgtggtgaagaagatcaagatcaagatcaagatTCCGATCAAATTATTAGAGTTCCTCTTCTTTCgtaa
- a CDS encoding Putative membrane lipoprotein (Putative membrane lipoprotein; LOCATED IN: endomembrane system; Has 35333 Blast hits to 34131 proteins in 2444 species: Archae - 798; Bacteria - 22429; Metazoa - 974; Fungi - 991; Plants - 531; Viruses - 0; Other Eukaryotes - 9610 (source: NCBI BLink).): MALSKFQLVALLITYTLLFSCQSKIVKRMQVGPSECVYRGRCRDSYECRSRCGPPEFSHETLGLCMFDYDDYEYFCCCTTNY, from the exons atgGCTTTGTCAAAGTTTCAACTAGTAGCTCTTCTAATCACATATACTCTCCTATTTTCTTGCCaatcaaaaa TAGTGAAAAGAATGCAAGTTGGACCTAGCGAGTGTGTTTACAGAGGTCGGTGCCGAGATAGCTACGAATGTAGGAGTCGATGTGGACCGCCTGAGTTCTCACATGAAACTCTTGGTTTATGCATGTTCGATTATGATGATTacgaatatttttgttgttgtaccacaaattactaa
- the CYCT1;1 gene encoding cyclin T1;1 (cyclin T1;1 (CYCT1;1); CONTAINS InterPro DOMAIN/s: Cyclin-like (InterPro:IPR011028), Transcription regulator cyclin (InterPro:IPR015429), Cyclin-related (InterPro:IPR013763), Cyclin, N-terminal (InterPro:IPR006671), Cyclin (InterPro:IPR006670); BEST Arabidopsis thaliana protein match is: Cyclin family protein (TAIR:AT5G45190.1); Has 1935 Blast hits to 1935 proteins in 244 species: Archae - 0; Bacteria - 0; Metazoa - 1012; Fungi - 386; Plants - 395; Viruses - 0; Other Eukaryotes - 142 (source: NCBI BLink).) has product MAETKNWYNTREAIEKTSPSRLDGINLKEETFQRWSYTSFLQELGQRLNNPQKTIATAIVLCQRFFTRQSLTKNDPKTVAIICMFIAGKVEGSPRPAGDVVFVSYRVLFNKEPLRDVFERLKMTVLTGEKLVLSTLECDLEIEHPYKLVMDWVKRSVKTEDGRRLCQAAFNFVNDSLRTSLCLQFGPSQIASAAIYIGLSMCKMTLPCDGDKAWWREFDVTKRQLWEICDQMLDLYVQDFVVPRHGL; this is encoded by the coding sequence ATggcagaaacaaaaaactggTATAACACAAGAGAAGCGATAGAAAAAACCTCTCCATCGAGACTTGACGGTATCAACTTAAAGGAAGAGACGTTCCAACGTTGGTCTTACACTTCATTCCTACAAGAGCTTGGCCAGAGACTAAACAATCCTCAAAAAACTATAGCCACTGCGATTGTCTTGTGTCAACGATTCTTCACTCGTCAATCACTCACAAAGAACGACCCGAAAACAGTCGCCATCATCTGTATGTTTATAGCCGGAAAAGTCGAAGGGTCTCCAAGGCCGGCCGGTGACGTCGTCTTTGTCTCGTACAGGGTTTTATTCAATAAGGAGCCGTTGAGAGACGTGTTCGAGAGATTGAAGATGACTGTGTTAACCGGTGAGAAGCTTGTGCTCTCTACTTTAGAATGTGATCTTGAAATCGAACACCCTTATAAACTAGTGATGGATTGGGTTAAGAGATCGGTTAAGACCGAGGATGGTAGGCGGTTATGTCAGGCTGCATTTAATTTCGTTAATGACAGTCTGAGGACGTCGCTTTGCTTGCAGTTTGGGCCTAGTCAGATCGCATCGGCTGCTATATATATCGGTTTGAGCATGTGTAAGATGACGTTACCGTGTGATGGAGATAAAGCGTGGTGGCGAGAGTTTGATGTCACGAAACGTCAATTGTGGGAGATTTGTGACCAGATGCTTGATCTTTATGTTCAGGACTTCGTTGTTCCGAGACATGGCTTgtga